A window from Polyangium spumosum encodes these proteins:
- a CDS encoding DUF4388 domain-containing protein, whose translation MAQRRHRVLIVDDEDGIVLALHRFLYQDNHRYDVLLAKNAEVGRQILRETPIDVLVTDVHLPGMSGMDLVCWAAVETPDTRAIVMTAFDVATIRDKAHAVGCLKLMRKPFDLHELRAALLQAMETRDSLLGSLSELSAVDVIQMLCLGRKTTALRIARGQVSGVILIQNGDIVHAVWDNIVGEEAVHEMIAVEDGVFNMAPFPPDFERTITGDYQHILMEGVRKLDEKARFGPSDDDAPRPSVRPGRITQQQGSKDDWDFGPDPGFQQKAQIPTNARMRLDALNAPPVPRDLSSSQHFAPPPPPPPPPPPPPPPEETPEEIAARLKEKEVASLMDQGFTALRNGQREDARKFWQQALELDPGNRRIELNLKKLDQDPSKRF comes from the coding sequence ATGGCTCAGCGACGCCACAGAGTGCTGATCGTCGACGACGAGGACGGGATCGTCCTCGCCCTCCATCGGTTCCTTTACCAGGACAACCATCGTTACGACGTCCTCCTGGCGAAAAACGCCGAGGTCGGGCGGCAGATCCTGCGCGAGACGCCGATCGACGTCCTGGTGACCGACGTCCACCTGCCCGGCATGAGCGGCATGGACCTCGTCTGCTGGGCCGCGGTGGAGACGCCGGACACGCGCGCGATCGTGATGACCGCGTTCGACGTCGCCACGATCCGCGACAAGGCGCATGCGGTCGGCTGCCTCAAGCTGATGCGCAAGCCCTTCGATCTGCACGAGCTGCGCGCGGCGCTCCTGCAGGCCATGGAGACGCGCGACAGCCTGCTCGGCAGCCTCTCCGAGCTCTCGGCGGTCGACGTCATCCAGATGCTCTGCCTCGGCCGCAAGACGACGGCGCTGCGCATCGCGCGCGGCCAGGTCTCGGGCGTGATCCTCATCCAGAACGGCGACATCGTGCACGCCGTCTGGGACAACATCGTCGGCGAGGAGGCGGTGCACGAGATGATCGCGGTCGAGGACGGCGTCTTCAACATGGCGCCGTTCCCGCCGGACTTCGAGCGCACGATCACCGGCGACTACCAGCACATCCTCATGGAGGGCGTGCGCAAGCTCGACGAGAAGGCGCGCTTCGGACCGTCCGACGACGACGCGCCGCGGCCCTCGGTGCGGCCCGGTCGCATCACGCAGCAGCAGGGCAGCAAGGACGACTGGGACTTCGGCCCGGACCCGGGCTTCCAGCAGAAGGCGCAGATCCCGACGAACGCGCGGATGCGCCTCGACGCGCTGAACGCGCCGCCGGTGCCGCGTGACCTCTCCTCGTCGCAGCACTTCGCGCCGCCACCTCCCCCGCCTCCCCCGCCGCCGCCGCCGCCGCCGCCCGAGGAGACGCCCGAGGAGATCGCCGCGCGCCTCAAGGAGAAGGAGGTCGCGTCGCTCATGGATCAGGGCTTCACGGCGCTACGCAACGGCCAGCGCGAGGACGCGCGCAAGTTCTGGCAGCAGGCGCTGGAGCTCGATCCGGGCAACCGCCGCATCGAGCTCAACCTGAAGAAGCTCGATCAGGATCCCTCGAAGCGATTCTGA
- a CDS encoding iron-containing redox enzyme family protein, translating to MSGEAKHESNNVGWDAMPPSSRAPAFVVTPEGTNDPDRKGAEAALHNLKQAQAEHPFWRNRFFKACTAGHLTKADFQFFFGQYYLYNRNFTRYLAALMANADNDYHRARLSENLWEEGGGLEKDKRHAEIFRKFLRDALEIDIDNTDYLDATRFFVREFLDFCLRSHPAAGSSFLSLGTEGIVSRMYTIMVEGMLKAGIAEEHLSFFRIHIGCDDEHAETLEDMMVSYMHTPDWYNTCLSSMNYALSLRHRFFESLYDALQGRKLQGVMSRIQARRSLAPQYPDPSLICFASGQRGAPLHEAEAERQNVKVSVERIPFKSEIIDTRVVRIPPGKLNERHKHAHEMILHVAEGTGRVQVNESTVEVKAGDTIFVPRWSLHQTQNTGDGELVMLAFTDYGLTRRAYQNEPPARPAPRREDAAVAQAVADAEE from the coding sequence ATGTCCGGAGAGGCGAAGCATGAAAGCAACAACGTGGGCTGGGATGCCATGCCGCCTTCATCACGCGCGCCGGCCTTCGTGGTGACGCCGGAGGGGACGAACGACCCCGATCGGAAGGGCGCCGAGGCGGCGCTGCACAACCTGAAGCAGGCCCAGGCGGAGCACCCGTTCTGGAGGAACCGCTTCTTCAAGGCGTGCACGGCCGGTCACCTGACGAAGGCCGATTTTCAATTCTTTTTCGGCCAGTACTACCTCTACAACCGGAACTTCACGCGATACCTCGCCGCGCTGATGGCGAACGCCGACAACGATTACCACCGCGCCAGGCTCTCGGAGAACCTGTGGGAGGAGGGCGGCGGCCTCGAGAAGGACAAACGCCACGCCGAGATCTTCCGCAAGTTCTTGCGCGACGCGCTCGAGATCGACATCGACAACACCGACTACCTCGACGCCACGCGCTTCTTCGTGCGCGAATTCCTCGATTTCTGCCTGCGCTCCCACCCCGCCGCCGGCTCCTCGTTCCTCTCGCTCGGCACCGAGGGCATCGTCTCGCGGATGTATACGATCATGGTCGAGGGCATGCTCAAGGCCGGGATCGCCGAGGAGCACCTGAGCTTCTTCCGCATTCACATCGGCTGCGACGACGAGCACGCGGAGACGCTCGAGGACATGATGGTGTCCTACATGCACACGCCCGACTGGTACAACACGTGCCTGTCGTCGATGAATTACGCGCTGAGCCTGCGCCACCGGTTCTTCGAGAGCCTCTACGACGCCCTGCAAGGCCGCAAGCTCCAGGGCGTGATGAGCCGCATCCAGGCGCGCCGCTCCCTCGCCCCGCAATACCCGGATCCCAGCCTGATCTGCTTCGCCTCCGGACAGCGCGGCGCCCCGCTCCACGAGGCCGAGGCCGAGCGCCAGAACGTGAAGGTCTCCGTCGAGCGAATCCCCTTCAAGTCGGAGATCATCGACACGCGCGTCGTCCGCATCCCGCCCGGCAAGCTCAACGAGCGGCACAAGCACGCCCACGAGATGATCCTCCACGTCGCGGAGGGCACGGGCCGCGTGCAGGTGAACGAGTCGACGGTCGAGGTGAAGGCCGGCGACACGATCTTCGTCCCGCGCTGGTCGCTCCACCAGACGCAAAATACGGGCGACGGCGAGCTCGTGATGCTCGCCTTCACGGATTACGGCCTCACGCGCCGCGCCTATCAGAACGAGCCTCCGGCGCGGCCCGCCCCGCGCCGCGAGGACGCCGCGGTCGCGCAGGCCGTCGCCGACGCCGAGGAGTGA